From Syntrophorhabdaceae bacterium, the proteins below share one genomic window:
- a CDS encoding HDIG domain-containing protein: MQNGKDKPPSYFYYRKFLILFALSLLLSCIINIQQPYTPGEYQLGDVARENVKSPADLYAPQGDIAIKKGEIIVREGERINEEHLRKLSTFSPPDKRRGFPLERFLVVFFILFLFVAVLYEYGEKNIKKFSLTQKDLIFCAALTLFAIFLVRGFSLVFKYYVPNHTSELFYIIPVFLYGIILRVVLFSEVAILFSMVFAIAMSLSFESSMTVLLYAFLGNVLASYFSGKCENRNTILKAGLYTSFVISFFVLLLDILLGQSLSNLPMKIAFIVLNGIASSFIALGLLPVIEHVFDYTTDIKLLELANFEHPLLEEMMVDAPGTYHHSVIVGNLSKAAAESIGAHPLLTRVAAYYHDIGKLKMPHYFIENRTDVEDPHKDLTPSMSALIILNHVKEGVELAERYKLGRKITEVIQQHHGKSLVSYFYSKAKELEDPKLHTIKEQDFRYAGPKPQTKETGIIMLADAVEAASRVLDDPTPKRIESHVQGIIENIFLDGQLDESELTLKDLNAIQKSFIAILLGIFHHRIEYPERTQNGGVDKKLSKIDNDKQQERQKAYKKITNLFRSSG; this comes from the coding sequence ATGCAGAATGGAAAGGATAAACCCCCTTCGTATTTTTACTACAGAAAATTTCTGATACTCTTCGCGCTCTCGCTCCTGCTGTCATGTATCATCAACATACAACAACCGTACACGCCAGGCGAATATCAGCTTGGTGATGTAGCAAGGGAGAACGTCAAATCCCCTGCTGACCTGTATGCGCCGCAGGGCGATATCGCTATCAAAAAAGGCGAGATTATTGTCAGGGAAGGCGAAAGGATCAACGAAGAACACCTGCGGAAGCTCTCCACCTTCAGCCCGCCAGACAAGAGGAGAGGTTTTCCCCTGGAGAGGTTTCTCGTGGTGTTCTTTATACTGTTTTTGTTTGTAGCGGTGTTATACGAATACGGCGAAAAAAATATTAAAAAATTCTCACTCACACAAAAAGACCTGATATTTTGTGCCGCCCTTACCCTTTTCGCGATCTTTTTGGTAAGAGGGTTCTCCCTGGTTTTTAAATATTATGTCCCGAATCATACCTCCGAGCTATTTTATATCATCCCCGTCTTTTTGTACGGGATCATCCTCAGGGTTGTCCTCTTTTCTGAGGTCGCCATTCTCTTTTCAATGGTCTTTGCGATCGCCATGAGCCTCTCTTTTGAGAGCAGCATGACAGTCCTTTTGTATGCGTTCCTTGGCAACGTTCTTGCTTCTTATTTTTCAGGAAAATGCGAAAACAGGAATACGATCCTCAAGGCAGGACTTTACACATCCTTTGTCATAAGTTTTTTTGTTCTCCTGCTCGATATCTTATTGGGACAATCTCTTTCAAACCTGCCCATGAAGATCGCCTTCATCGTCCTGAACGGCATTGCGAGCAGCTTCATCGCCCTCGGGCTTTTACCCGTTATCGAGCATGTCTTTGATTACACGACTGACATCAAACTGCTTGAGCTTGCCAACTTTGAGCATCCGCTTCTGGAAGAGATGATGGTCGATGCCCCCGGCACATACCATCACAGCGTTATTGTCGGAAACCTCTCAAAGGCAGCCGCAGAGAGCATCGGGGCCCATCCCCTGCTTACGCGGGTGGCGGCATACTACCATGATATCGGGAAGCTCAAGATGCCCCATTATTTCATAGAAAACAGAACGGATGTTGAAGATCCACATAAAGATTTAACGCCAAGCATGAGCGCGCTCATTATCCTTAACCATGTAAAGGAAGGGGTTGAGCTTGCAGAAAGGTATAAACTCGGAAGGAAGATTACCGAGGTCATACAGCAGCACCACGGGAAGAGTCTCGTCAGTTATTTTTACAGCAAAGCAAAGGAGCTTGAAGACCCGAAGCTGCATACTATCAAGGAACAGGATTTTAGATATGCAGGGCCGAAGCCCCAGACAAAAGAGACGGGCATCATCATGCTGGCAGACGCAGTGGAGGCAGCCTCCAGGGTCCTCGACGATCCTACGCCGAAACGGATAGAAAGTCATGTGCAAGGTATTATCGAAAATATATTCCTTGACGGACAGCTCGATGAATCGGAACTTACGCTGAAAGACCTCAATGCGATCCAGAAGAGCTTTATCGCGATCCTCCTTGGCATATTTCACCATAGGATTGAATATCCTGAAAGGACACAAAATGGCGGTGTTGATAAAAAACTCTCAAAGATCGATAACGATAAACAGCAGGAGCGTCAAAAGGCTTACAAAAAAATTACTAACCTTTTCAGGTCTTCAGGGTAA
- the ybeY gene encoding rRNA maturation RNase YbeY produces the protein MAVLIKNSQRSITINSRSVKRLTKKLLTFSGLQGKDISILFVNNRKITALNSRFFGKQYPTNVISFSYIDGLPGEIAGEIIISIEKAREEAEQSGVHFYERLFALIIHGLLHITGHDHEGEKNQGRRMRYREKKLLDFIVSHDVYKRMISERAA, from the coding sequence ATGGCGGTGTTGATAAAAAACTCTCAAAGATCGATAACGATAAACAGCAGGAGCGTCAAAAGGCTTACAAAAAAATTACTAACCTTTTCAGGTCTTCAGGGTAAGGATATCAGCATACTTTTTGTCAACAACAGAAAAATCACGGCATTAAACAGCAGGTTTTTCGGGAAACAATACCCGACGAATGTCATCTCCTTTTCGTATATTGATGGATTGCCCGGTGAGATCGCCGGTGAAATCATAATCTCGATTGAGAAGGCGCGAGAAGAGGCGGAACAATCAGGTGTTCATTTCTATGAGAGGCTCTTTGCCCTTATCATTCACGGTCTGCTTCATATAACGGGTCATGACCATGAAGGAGAAAAGAATCAGGGCCGAAGAATGAGATACCGGGAGAAAAAGCTCCTCGACTTTATCGTTTCCCATGATGTATATAAACGGATGATTTCAGAACGGGCAGCATGA